The following nucleotide sequence is from Acinonyx jubatus isolate Ajub_Pintada_27869175 chromosome E3, VMU_Ajub_asm_v1.0, whole genome shotgun sequence.
GTGGCTGAAAGCAGCGGGCAGAAAGAGGGAGCTGGGGAAGTGCCCGCGGGTGCACACTTGCACACGGATCACACATCCCACCAGGTGAGCCTGGCAACCCTCTGTGGCCCAGGCACTGGCTGCCCCATCCACACAGAAGACGAGAACGAGGATATGCCACTTGGGCTCTGAGGACATCCGTGCCTGCCTGTGCCATGCTGGTGTTTGGGCACAGTCTTTATGCTTCTTTGAAGGGGCTGTTCTCAAAAGATGGCAAGGGAAACACCAGGGCTACGAGCCTTTGGACGCTCATGTTAAAAGGAGTGTTCCCAGTTCATTTTGTACATTGCGTTCTCTCCTCCATTCTTTCTGcagatgttttctctttctgtagtgCTTTCCTTTTAAGGACTGGCCTTCAGTTCTCTGGTGAAGACACATTCTCTTGCTGCCATGTTCTATCTACAGCCTCAGTGTAACCCTGCACATAGTTTCCGAGGGGCTGCTGcgccagggggtggggagggatgcgTGTGGTCCAGCCAGCCAAGTGAGCCTGTCTGACCCTTCGATTCCAGTCAGGGGTTCCccttttaaaaactcagattGCCAGCCTGGACTTATTAGATCAGCATCTAGGCGTCTGTACTTTCAAAGAGCTTCTCTGAGTGGTTCTGACAACCAGCtgggtttgagaaacactggacaGTGACAACTTTAAGCTCCCTTAAACCTATGCCACTTTAAAAGCATACTAAACCGCGGAGCATCAAACCCTGACTCTGACCTGAGAACGCACGAAACCTCCCTGTGCCCAGCCTCCTTGGACTGAGAAGCCATACTGCTGGGCAAACAAGCAGCTAGTTATCTTTAACCTGAAGACCATCCAGGAACGCGTCTGGACCGGCTGCTCAGGGCTCCTCCCAGCAGCCTGTGTTAGCAAGGATCAGAGCAAGGCGAGAGGACAGGCAGGGAAGAGAAGTGGCACAGAGACCCCCAGGCTCACCCCCAGGTCTGCTTCATAGTTGGAGTTGGTCACAAAGGTCACGGGCCGAGAGGGATCCAAGGCTTTGGTGTGAGCAATCAGCGTCCTGTCCACAGAGGGCAGAAGACACAGGCTCATCAGTCTGGGAAGGGCCCTCATAcagctgtctttctctctctctctctctccaccctgtcTCGCAGccaaaaactaaagacaaaaccCTTCCTCCCTCCCGACCTTGAAGACTCCTTTCGGTAGGTAAACACGGTCTTCTAGCCTTAGATCACGTTCCTTGGCCTCTTTCCTTCTCGCTCCCCAAATCCCACCCCACAAAGGGAAGGCCACCCTCACAGCTGGGGTccttgggctgggctgggtgctgCCAGAATCTCGGAAAAACCTCTTGAAAACAGGGAACGGGTGGGGCGTGGACCAACGTGGACGTTAATTTAACGAGTAGAGGATGTGTGTGAGGAGGCAGGCTGTGTGTGCACTGGGCACTCACTGGAGACTGGAACAGGAGCAGTGGGACCAGACATTTGCACGGGGAAACGCTATTCTGCCATTACAAGTGGGAGGTACAGGGCTCTGGGAGACAATAGCAGGGCACTTAACTGATACTGGAGAGTCACCCCCATACTCAGAAGAAACAGCATTTCATGTCATTCACCAAGGAGGAGCTGCGGAAAGAGGCTCCCAACAGAGGGCCCAGCCTGTGCTCGGGGCTCAGCCTGGGGACCCGTCACAGGCCACCTCAGCACAGGTCACTCCGTTCACTGGTCAAGCTTGCTCCTCTGCTCCCCGTCCCCAGAGCTGGCTTCCTTCTCCATGACACTCTTCCCACCCTGCTCTCCTCATACAAGGGCTGCGGTTCCTCAAGCCAGAACAGCACCTTCACCTCGAGTCCCAGAGCCACACTCTGAAACAACCTGTGTGCCTCCGGGAAGCTTTGAAGCCTCGCTGAGCTCCTGATGCCCAGGCAGCTCCAGCCATTCCCTGGCCACCTCCCTACTGCACCAACGATCATGCATCaccttctctccacctcccaGAAAAGCTTGCAGGCACCCGTTCTCGGACACCTGTGCTTTCTGCTCCACAACAAACTTctgtctccccagccctggctcaCACAGGCCTGTGCCCCAAGGCACCAGGCTGCACGTTCAGAGCTTTGCCCAGTGGGCCTGCTGCTCAGAGCCCCACATCTTGTACCCACGGCTCAGCTCACAGCACTCCACGACACTGAATGGCCTCTGCTGCCTCTATAGCCAAGCGAAGTGATCCCCCTCTGTGGGCCAAGTTACAACTGCATGATTGTAAGAAAGACAAGGAACCAAGGACCACCCCCACCCTGAGGTAGTAGACCCTCCCACCGCTGGAAACCACCCGTAGGTGTGGTTTCTGTCCACTGCAATGCCAGGGTGGCGGAAGCCTACTGGCATTTAGTGAATGGGACCGTGAACAAAAGATGGGCTGATCCTGTCTAATAATGTAACTTAAAATAGTCAGAACGTGCATGTCATTGAAAAACCTGTTTATAATCATGTGCCTACATAATCCAGTTTCATAAAGCCACTTTACAGAGATGAACCCAAAGCATCACCAAGTGGTTTTTGCAGGTGTAACATGCACTAAATTTCCCAGGAATGGAGATAACATAAAAATTGAGAGAAGACTACACTTGGTTTGGCTTGGAACTTTACCTAGAGTGAGTCACCACTTCATAAATGCACAGCAGTGAAGGAAACACCGCCGGTGGCATCAGTCACCAAAACGATGCCCCCACTGTCAGCATCTGTAGCTGCGTTCTCAGGCGGTTCCACATCTAAGTGCAAGCGTCTGACCCCTTCACTGGCTCTTCTGGGGAGTTGGCTCATGCACTCACGTGTAATTATATAAATGACCCTCCTCTATATCATAGTTGGGCCAGGCCACTGTTCTTTTCATAACCTGAAGTTATGTCTCTAAGTCACTCTGTGCAGAAGTTAACTCCAGGGGtgcccagggtggctcagtcggttaagcatgtgactcttggtgtcagctcaggtcatgatctcacggcttgtgagttcaaaccccctgtcaggctccgtggtgacagtgcagagcttgcttgggattctctctctctccctctctccgtccctcccccacttgcacgcgctctcttaaaataaataaacctaaaaaaaaaaagttaaccctAGATCTCATTTCAGATGTGAAAAAGGGACactggggctcagtgggttgaaatCACAAGTGGTGGGTGTGTACTTGGTGCCCTGCAGTGACCATGTACGGAGGCACCCCCACCTGGGCTGGGAGTGGACGCTGCCTCTCATAGCACATGCCTGCCCCAGAGCCAACCTCAGCGCTGCCACCCAAGGCTGACCCAGACCAAAGGGCTGAGGTCTCACCCCTGACCCCACCCAGGGCAGAGGGAGCACTCACTTGAAGTAGTAACCAGCAGGTTTCAGGAAGGAAGTGGGCTCATTGGCCACAGACCACATCACAACAGCCGGGTGATTCTTGTCCCTGCGCACCAGCTCCTCCATCACCTCCAGGTGGTGCTGCAGAGACACGTTGCTGTAGCTCTCGCTGtggcagagggaggaaaaggagccGTCAGCGCCTGCGCCCCCGGCAGGCTGAGCAGGGAGGGCGGCGGGCACTCACACCAGCACGATGCCCACACCGGGACTCTCGTCGATGACCACGATCCCATAGCGGTCACAGAGCTGCATCACCTCCTCCGCGTAGGGGTAGTGACTGGTGCGGAAGGCATTGGCCCCGAGCCAGCGAAGCAAATTGAAGTCCTTCACCAGCAGTGGCCAGTCAAAGCCCTTCCCTCGGATCTAGGGGAGAGCACAGTCGAGTgatcctccctcccctgtcccagaTGCACTTCCATCTGGAGCCAGGCCCCGGAAGGGTCACCCCATTAGCCCTCAATCTGGCACAAGGACAGGCCCCATCAGGCCCCATCAGGCCCCATCCGGCAACTGTTTCAAGCAGTTTGCTTCACTGCTCTGAGTCACCCTCAATTGCTTCAGGGGTCACGCGGAAGGCAATAGTGAGCAACAACTGTCACAGGAACCCAGAAGCCACGACTCACATCTGCATCCTCGTGCTTGTTGACCCCGTGGAAATAGAAAGGTTTCCCATTGATGAGGAACTGGTGCTCTGTGACAGCCACCGTGCGAATCCCCACGGGGAGAGTGTAGAAGTCAGACACAGACCCAGCTGCCGTCTGCGCGGTCAACCTCACCTGTGAAAGCCGAGCACCGGTGTGAGGCATCCGTGCTGGCCTGAGCCCCGCACAGCCCACCCTCCAGTGGGAAGGCCCCTCGTGAACCACAACGGCCAACGTCTGGGGCTGCACGCAGAGAGATGCAGAAATTCCCAGCTTCTGCCATTAACAAGGAGGAACATTCACCCTGCCCCTGGCGCCTGCTCTTCAAAACTGGGCCTCCCTACCAAGCGGTGAGAAAATCAGACCGGAAGCTCAGAGGACCACGTGTACCTGACTACCTGTCCTGCACCCCCTTGGAAGCCAAGGCTGCTGGGTGGGGGCAAAAGACCTCGTTACCTCCAATGAGTACAGGTAGGCAGGGTGCTCATGCATCAGGTATGGCCACCAGAGGTGGGCATTGGGCACCTGCAGCTGGCCCCGACCCCCTGTCCCCTGGGCCACGACTTTGCCTTCCTCATCCAGAAGACGCACTTCCAGTTGAAAGTGTTCACCGCCTTCAACAAAAATCTGGTAATccaccagccctgcaagagacaAGGAAGATCAGACCAAAAAGGGAGGGACACGATCTGGGTCACACAGAGAGCCTCCTGCAGCCACCACTCTGAGGAGTCCTCAGCCAACAACCGTTTATTTCTGGAGCCCAACCTGCAGTGAGGGGAGATGAGGCGAGGGCAGCACAGTGGGAAGGGACACAGATTCTCATGAATCCTAAGCGATTCACCCTGAGCTATGATTTTACACAAGCCCCACTTCTCCTTGGGCTTCGTTCCCTCACAAAAGGAGGTCAGACCAGATGAATGATTTCTGCTGCCCGTGCCAGTTCAGACAGGCTGGATTTCAGCTCTTTTTGGGCGGATGGGAACCCCGAGGGGGAAGAGATGCCGGCAGAGGCTTTCTCCTGGAGCATCTTTCCAAACAGGGAGCAGAGCCACTTGGGGCCTGGCTGAGGGAAGTTCCTGCAGGGAGCCCTTACCAGTGTCTTGGTCCACGCTGGTGCTGACGGTGATGTCATCGATGTAGGTGGTAGGTGTGGTGTAGAGGAGCACGGGCCGATGCAGCCCCGCATAGTTGAAGAAGTCAAAGTTTATGTTCTGGACAAAGTAACCCTTGGGGTACCTAGGATGGGAGAACAATGGCCAACTTGGACCTTACTCTGATACTCTGACCTCAGCTCACATGTCTCCCTGGCCTCCCAGAGCCAGGGCCTCACCTCTGCTAGGGCCACCCTGCCCCTAGTGGGAAGACCAGTCggcagggtggggagtggggtggaggggggagcagGGTGCCGCTCACTTGGAGGTATCCGTCTGGTAGAGGATGGTCCCTGGCGGCAGAGTGTGGGGGGTGAGCGTGTTGTTGATGGCAATGGTAATGCGGCAAGAGGCCAGGGGCCCACTCTGTACCAGCTTGCTGATGTCAGCCTCGAAGGGGAGATGGCCCCCTTCATGCTCTGCCACGTGGACCCCATTCACCCACTGCAGACAGAGAGATACGGGGAGGGAACAGCAAGTCAGGGTGGCCATCGCAGGCACTCCCTCACACAGAAGTGTCGTATGTGGGGGCTCAGGGCCCCGCCAGCCGCCCCCTGCCTCAGGAATGGAGGCATGAAGCTCCAGCTGAACAGATCAGGCAACCTTCCCCCGACCCAGGGCACCAACCCCAGTGTGGGACATGGGTGTACCCCCCCCAGTCCACCCCAGGAGGCAGGCTGTCAGGTGACCCCTGGGAACCACACACCCCAAGGCAGCCCCAGGCTGCTCAGCAACTGCACCTGACCACTCGCCCTGCCCGATGCTTGTTGTACTCTCACCACAATGGCATAGTAGTGGGCGCTGCCAATCCTCAGCACCACTCTGGTGCCCAGGTCCTGAGTCCATCGCTGGGGCAGGGTTGCCTCCCGCTCGTACCACACCCAGCCGACAAAGCTGCGCAGCTGCCTATCCTGGCCCACGTCATTGAAGCTGGAGGGAACCGGCATGTCCAGGGTGGGGCCCGACTGAGGAAAGAAGGGCTGGGATCAGGTCCGGACCACCTAGGAATCGAGGACCAGGACCCAGGCAACCCCCTTCCCCAGGGGCCACGTCCCCCAGCCACCTGGCCTGCAGGAAGAAGGCTGGGTAAGATGACTTCCCCTGGGCCCCGGGATTCCAGGCCACCCCACCATTCTTATTCTTTGCCAGCAACTGACTGATGCCGTTTATGGAGCTCATTTAATTCGCACAACTCCACGAAGCAGACAGCGGTCACTCAGTCACTCGATCAACGGTGTGCAGTGAATACCTACAATGCTGTTCCGGGTGCTAGGAATAAAACCGTGAGCAAGACTTCCGCTGTCAGGTGATCGGCTCTATGAAGAGAGTGTGGAGGGTGGCagggatggtcagggaaggcctttgGGGGCCCATGGGATACTGCCTTCTGACAACCTGGCAGAACTGGGTGACCCTAAGCCTGACAGGGCATCCCCTGAACATCTCCAGTAGAAGGCTAGGCACCAGCAGGACAGCTCAGTGAGCCTGGAAGCAGCCTGGGGAAGACCTTCCTGACATCCTGTCTGTGGGATTTCCTCTGTCCCTCACAGCTGTATCCCAGGGTCTGGCACAGCCCTGCATGTAAAAGACTCAAAAAACGTTGGCTGAATGGATGTATAACTTGGTAAGAGATCCTCCTGCTAGCATGGTTTgtgtctggggctggggggcagccAGCTCCTTCTCAGGGCAGTCTGTGGACAAGGGCGAGCCCAGCCCACAACCCAGGCAGAGGCAAGAGGATCTGTTCAGACCAGACCCTAAGAGGAAGACAACCAACTGCCCCGGGGAGGaagctggtgggggcaggggctgctcTGCTGAGGAAACTGTGAGTGGGGCACAAGCCCGGCACCCAGTTCTTCCTCCCCTGAGGAACGGATGGCAAAGACTGACAAAAGAGGATctaggagagaagagagggccaGTGGGCACACAGGCCCAGCACCACTTCCCGCCGACACCACCCAAGTCAGAGGGGAGAGCCGGGGAGGAGTCCTTGGCCGGGTGGGTGCCAAGCCCCGTCCTCTCTCTCAACCTCAGAACCCCAGGTCCTTCGCgccagggcagggctggtgcCAAGACGCCTACACCTCCTGCCCTCCCGCCCCCGAGCTCGTTGCCAGCGCCGCGAGCCTGTCCGGCTCAGCCAGTCTTACCGAACCGGGCTGGAGCAGAGGCCTGCCCCGCCGCCCCCCGGACGTCCGGGCCGGCCCTCCACCCGTTTCCTCCCTCGCAGTCCCTCTCCCCGTCGTCTGATCCCACGCCTCCAAAGCCGTCCAGCTTTAACCTCCTCCTGGCCGACAGCTCCGAGACCTCAGAGGAaggctccctgcccacctcccccgcTGGGCCCGCACCTCGCGCAGCGGCGTCCGGTACCACTGCTGCTCGAAGCCCTGGCGCCGGTTCTCGGAGAAGTCGGCGCGGAAGCTCCAGAGGCCGTTCAGCTCCTTGCGCTCCCGCGACGGGCTCTCCCGGGGGTAGAGCATCCCGCCCCGCAGCGCCAGCCCGCAGGCCCAAAGCAGCGGGCCGAGCGCCGCCCAGACGGCCGCCGGCCCCCGGAGCATGCTTCGCGCGTGGCAGCTCACAGCCAGCCGCTTACCGCAGGGCTCGGAGCGGCGCTGGAGGCGGACGGGGCGGCGCGCGAAGTCACGTGCCCCACCTGAGGCCTCCCGCGCCATTTTGGTTGAGGGCGAGTGCCGGGTCCGGAGGAGTTCTGGGGCCGCAGGGACGCCACTGTCTGCTGGCCACAGGGCCGCggcggggatgggggtgggccGGCGGGGAGCCCGAGGTTAGGCCCTCAGGGGACAGGGACCCCGAGCCTCCAGCCCCCGTCCTGAAAGGCAGAGGTCCCTGGCTCTGCGCCCGCCCCGCCGCCTTGTCCTCCCCGGTCCGACTGCTCCCCCGCCCGGGGCGGTCGGTCCGGGGCTGCGGCCAGAGCGGGACCCAGGGAAACAGCCGGACAGCCCGTGAGCCCAGGCGAAGTCTCTGCGGTGCCTAGTGGCGTGCACCCCGCGGCCGTAGCCTTGACCGTGGGCCTCCAGCTACCGTCACCTGAGCCCCAAACCTCTAACCAGGGGCTCAGGGCTCCCAGTTGGTGTTGTGGGATCATAAAGATGCAAGGAGAGGGGGCTTATGGCCCCAGTAACCTGGTCTAGATAAAATTGTTTGTACAGTTACCTGATtcttaaaattactattttttttactttttgctgaTTTTATACTTAACAAAGCAACCTAATAATGGGCCTTCATACTGCCAACAGAGTCCCcagaatagtaaaaataaaatatattttaggagcTGACAagatttaaaggtttttttttttctcacaatataaaaacaagaaaagtaggATGCAAAAGTACATACAGTATGATCAAAATATTGTATCCGCAGAAATACAGATAGATGTGAAGCATTACTGGTGTTATagataatttccattttgtttctcatacttttttgagttttttgaaaTTTCCTGCAATGAACATAACATTATTCTTTTAATCAAaccaataaatgcttttt
It contains:
- the GUSB gene encoding beta-glucuronidase isoform X2 is translated as MDSGPGHQSGAEDWQRPLLCHCGLVDYQIFVEGGEHFQLEVRLLDEEGKVVAQGTGGRGQLQVPNAHLWWPYLMHEHPAYLYSLEVRLTAQTAAGSVSDFYTLPVGIRTVAVTEHQFLINGKPFYFHGVNKHEDADIRGKGFDWPLLVKDFNLLRWLGANAFRTSHYPYAEEVMQLCDRYGIVVIDESPGVGIVLVESYSNVSLQHHLEVMEELVRRDKNHPAVVMWSVANEPTSFLKPAGYYFKTLIAHTKALDPSRPVTFVTNSNYEADLGAPYVDVICVNSYYSWYHDYGHMEVIQLQLATQFENWYRTYQKPIIQSEYGADTIAGFHQDPPLMFSEEYQKGLLEQYHLVLDQKRKEYVVGELIWNFADFMTNQSPQRVMGNKKGIFTRQRQPKGAAFLLRERYWKLANETTYPWSAVKSQCLENNPFTL
- the GUSB gene encoding beta-glucuronidase isoform X1; protein product: MLRGPAAVWAALGPLLWACGLALRGGMLYPRESPSRERKELNGLWSFRADFSENRRQGFEQQWYRTPLRESGPTLDMPVPSSFNDVGQDRQLRSFVGWVWYEREATLPQRWTQDLGTRVVLRIGSAHYYAIVWVNGVHVAEHEGGHLPFEADISKLVQSGPLASCRITIAINNTLTPHTLPPGTILYQTDTSKYPKGYFVQNINFDFFNYAGLHRPVLLYTTPTTYIDDITVSTSVDQDTGLVDYQIFVEGGEHFQLEVRLLDEEGKVVAQGTGGRGQLQVPNAHLWWPYLMHEHPAYLYSLEVRLTAQTAAGSVSDFYTLPVGIRTVAVTEHQFLINGKPFYFHGVNKHEDADIRGKGFDWPLLVKDFNLLRWLGANAFRTSHYPYAEEVMQLCDRYGIVVIDESPGVGIVLVESYSNVSLQHHLEVMEELVRRDKNHPAVVMWSVANEPTSFLKPAGYYFKTLIAHTKALDPSRPVTFVTNSNYEADLGAPYVDVICVNSYYSWYHDYGHMEVIQLQLATQFENWYRTYQKPIIQSEYGADTIAGFHQDPPLMFSEEYQKGLLEQYHLVLDQKRKEYVVGELIWNFADFMTNQSPQRVMGNKKGIFTRQRQPKGAAFLLRERYWKLANETTYPWSAVKSQCLENNPFTL